In one window of Romboutsia hominis DNA:
- a CDS encoding SH3 domain-containing protein yields MKEKIALAALAAVPMTVSSVYASDLTGIVTTSYLNVRSGPSTSHAVIFSVKKDEKVSIEEQTDGWYKIKTNTGNTGWASSTYISLSNNESNDNPSSDNQRRVTIEGLNMRNGAGTSYRAITKLKNGTILELISENNGWSKVKYDGRIGYVYSDYLEKVSDSNINTRANTTKVVNYDFLNVRSGPSTSHSIVGKLNRGDKVGVISESNGWSKINYNGKVSYVSSRYLSNLSNTNPEKPDSNNESVKETKVVNYDFLNVRSGPSTSHSKIGTLKKGDKVGVISESNGWSKIKYNGNVAYVSSTYLSKENTTPEVPSNPGESIKETKVVNYEFLNVRSGPSTSHSKIGTLKKGDKVGVISESNGWSKIKYNGKVAYVSSTYLSKENTTPEVPSNPGESIKETKVVNYEFLNVRSGPSTSHSKVGTLKKGDKVGVISESNGWSKIKYNGKVAYVSSSYLSSESTTPEVPSNPDNHTVKVVNYDFLNVRSGPSTSHSKIGVLSKGDEVKVKEESNGWSKIDYRGSNAYVSSMYLSNIGSSGGSETPDNGGGTANINGATVNHIQLGYTLEDHVVVQLERARVGGNVIDSSIKRGFVTASRADLEYYLNPNNFTGSTKGMMQFLRTDSYKGGVTASELNSYLNSLRPASSGTNVFYNQGQTFINAAKRYDIDLAYLVSHAMWETAYGRSTLAQGQTITSYKGKPLPSPVKVYNFFGIGAIDHSANVSGAEAAYSNGWTSVEATIDGSAKWIAQNYIKNTKYKQNNIFKMKFNYDYSWHQYATDVNWANGISGVMVKIVGMYDKGSNLVFDIPKYSR; encoded by the coding sequence ATGAAAGAAAAGATAGCATTAGCAGCACTAGCAGCAGTGCCTATGACCGTAAGTAGTGTTTATGCTTCTGATTTAACAGGAATTGTTACAACAAGTTATTTAAATGTAAGAAGTGGACCTTCAACTAGTCATGCAGTAATATTTAGTGTTAAAAAGGATGAAAAAGTATCAATTGAAGAACAAACAGACGGATGGTACAAAATAAAAACTAATACAGGAAATACTGGATGGGCGTCATCTACATACATATCATTATCTAATAATGAATCAAATGATAATCCTTCTTCAGATAACCAAAGAAGAGTTACAATAGAAGGACTTAACATGAGAAATGGTGCAGGTACTAGTTATAGAGCTATAACTAAATTAAAAAATGGAACAATATTAGAATTAATATCAGAAAACAATGGATGGTCTAAAGTTAAATATGATGGAAGAATAGGCTATGTATATAGTGATTATTTAGAAAAAGTTTCAGATTCTAATATAAATACTAGAGCGAATACTACAAAGGTAGTAAATTATGACTTCTTAAATGTAAGAAGTGGACCATCAACATCTCATTCTATAGTTGGTAAACTAAATAGAGGAGATAAGGTAGGGGTTATATCAGAAAGTAATGGATGGAGTAAAATAAATTACAATGGAAAAGTTTCTTATGTATCTAGTAGATATTTAAGTAATCTATCAAATACAAATCCTGAAAAGCCAGATTCAAATAATGAAAGCGTAAAAGAAACAAAAGTAGTAAACTATGACTTCTTAAATGTAAGAAGTGGACCATCAACATCTCACTCAAAAATAGGAACATTAAAAAAGGGAGATAAAGTAGGAGTAATATCTGAAAGCAATGGATGGAGTAAAATAAAATACAATGGAAATGTAGCATACGTATCAAGTACATATTTAAGTAAAGAAAATACAACACCAGAAGTACCAAGTAACCCAGGTGAAAGTATAAAAGAAACAAAAGTAGTAAACTATGAATTTTTAAATGTAAGAAGTGGACCATCAACATCTCACTCAAAAATAGGAACATTAAAAAAGGGAGATAAAGTAGGAGTAATATCTGAAAGCAATGGATGGAGTAAAATAAAATATAATGGAAAAGTAGCATACGTATCAAGTACATATTTAAGTAAAGAAAATACAACACCAGAAGTACCAAGTAACCCAGGTGAAAGTATAAAAGAAACAAAAGTAGTAAACTATGAATTTTTAAATGTAAGAAGTGGACCATCAACATCTCACTCAAAAGTAGGAACACTAAAAAAAGGAGATAAAGTAGGAGTAATATCAGAAAGTAATGGATGGAGTAAAATAAAATACAATGGAAAGGTAGCATATGTATCAAGTTCGTACTTAAGTAGTGAAAGTACAACACCAGAGGTACCAAGTAATCCAGATAATCATACAGTAAAAGTAGTAAACTACGACTTCCTAAACGTAAGAAGTGGTCCATCAACATCTCACTCTAAAATAGGTGTTTTAAGCAAGGGTGATGAAGTAAAAGTAAAAGAAGAAAGTAATGGATGGTCAAAAATAGATTACAGAGGAAGTAATGCATATGTTTCTAGTATGTATTTAAGTAACATAGGTTCTAGTGGAGGAAGTGAAACTCCAGATAATGGTGGAGGAACTGCCAATATAAATGGAGCAACTGTAAATCATATACAACTAGGATATACATTAGAAGATCATGTAGTAGTTCAATTAGAAAGAGCACGTGTAGGTGGAAATGTTATAGATTCATCTATAAAAAGAGGATTTGTTACTGCTAGTAGAGCAGACTTAGAATACTACTTAAACCCAAATAACTTTACAGGTAGTACAAAGGGAATGATGCAGTTTTTAAGAACAGATTCATATAAAGGTGGAGTTACTGCTAGTGAATTAAACTCATATTTAAACTCTTTAAGACCAGCATCTTCAGGAACTAATGTATTTTATAATCAAGGGCAAACTTTTATAAATGCAGCTAAAAGATATGATATAGATTTAGCTTATTTAGTATCTCATGCTATGTGGGAAACAGCTTATGGAAGATCAACTTTAGCACAAGGTCAAACTATAACATCATACAAAGGAAAACCACTACCATCACCAGTTAAGGTTTACAACTTCTTTGGTATAGGTGCAATAGACCATAGTGCAAACGTAAGCGGTGCTGAAGCTGCTTATTCAAATGGTTGGACAAGTGTAGAGGCAACAATTGATGGTTCAGCTAAATGGATAGCTCAAAATTACATAAAAAATACAAAATATAAGCAAAATAACATATTTAAAATGAAATTTAACTATGATTACTCATGGCATCAATATGCAACAGATGTAAACTGGGCAAATGGTATATCAGGAGTAATGGTAAAAATAGTTGGCATGTATGATAAAGGAAGCAATTTAGTATTTGATATTCCAAAATATAGCAGATAA
- the dltC gene encoding D-alanine--poly(phosphoribitol) ligase subunit DltC, with amino-acid sequence MQETVIEIFEDVLGSDEIRDDLDFDLFEAELLDSLAIIQVLLEIESRLGIVLQPTDLERSDMATVNNLVKFLENRK; translated from the coding sequence ATGCAAGAAACAGTTATAGAAATATTTGAAGATGTTTTAGGTAGTGATGAAATAAGAGATGATTTAGATTTTGATTTATTTGAAGCAGAGCTTTTAGACTCACTAGCTATAATACAAGTATTACTTGAAATAGAATCTAGATTAGGAATAGTACTTCAACCAACAGACTTAGAAAGAAGTGACATGGCTACAGTTAATAACTTAGTTAAATTCTTAGAAAATAGAAAATAA
- a CDS encoding M20 family metallopeptidase, translating to MNKAKLKELIIKTIDENRDKIIEVGRGIYENPEYGYKEYKTTEAVSNFLSEELGLEVEKNIAVTGCMATANSDKKGPHVSILGELDGISCKEHKHSNEIGASHTCGHNIQIAGMLGAAVGLVKSGVLDNLDGKVSFMATPAEEFIELEYRQSLKNKGEITYFGGKQELVKRGYFDNIDMSMMFHSLDMGENKALVGPESNGFIGKKVQFIGKESHAGSAPHEGINALNAAMLAINNVNALRETFKESERVRFHPILTKAGDIVNVVPADVQMESYVRARTIDGMIDASERINRALIAGGNAVGAEVVLTEIPGYLPILRYRDMDKLFSDNLVDLGIESEKIVDGGDFTGSFDFGDISHLMPTLHPMVGGVKGALHTREYEIVDEELAYIVPAKSMAMTVVDLLFDGAKEANEILNNFTPVMTKEEYLSFLEKYDRTI from the coding sequence ATGAATAAAGCTAAATTAAAAGAATTAATTATAAAAACAATAGATGAAAATAGAGATAAAATAATAGAAGTAGGTCGTGGAATATATGAAAATCCAGAATACGGATATAAAGAATATAAAACTACTGAAGCTGTATCAAACTTTTTAAGTGAAGAATTAGGACTAGAAGTAGAAAAAAATATAGCTGTTACAGGATGTATGGCTACTGCAAATAGTGATAAAAAAGGACCACATGTATCTATATTAGGTGAATTAGACGGAATATCTTGTAAAGAGCATAAACACTCTAATGAAATAGGTGCATCTCATACTTGTGGACATAATATACAAATAGCTGGTATGTTAGGTGCTGCAGTTGGATTAGTTAAAAGTGGTGTATTAGATAATCTTGATGGAAAAGTATCTTTTATGGCTACTCCAGCAGAAGAATTTATAGAGTTAGAATATAGACAATCATTAAAAAATAAAGGTGAAATAACTTACTTTGGTGGAAAGCAAGAACTTGTTAAAAGAGGATACTTTGATAATATAGATATGTCTATGATGTTCCATTCATTAGATATGGGAGAAAATAAGGCATTAGTAGGTCCAGAAAGTAATGGATTTATAGGAAAGAAAGTTCAATTTATAGGAAAAGAATCACATGCAGGTTCAGCACCACATGAAGGAATAAATGCTTTAAATGCAGCAATGCTTGCTATAAATAATGTAAATGCACTAAGAGAAACATTTAAAGAATCTGAAAGAGTTAGATTCCATCCAATTTTAACTAAAGCTGGAGATATAGTAAATGTTGTACCTGCTGATGTTCAAATGGAATCATATGTAAGAGCTAGAACTATAGATGGTATGATAGATGCTAGTGAGAGAATAAATAGAGCTTTAATAGCAGGTGGTAATGCAGTAGGAGCAGAGGTAGTATTAACTGAAATACCAGGATATTTACCAATACTTCGTTATAGAGATATGGATAAATTATTTAGTGATAACTTAGTTGATTTAGGAATAGAATCAGAAAAAATAGTTGACGGTGGAGATTTTACAGGTTCATTTGACTTTGGTGATATATCTCATCTAATGCCAACACTTCACCCAATGGTAGGTGGTGTAAAAGGGGCACTTCATACTAGAGAGTATGAAATAGTAGATGAAGAATTAGCATACATAGTACCTGCAAAGTCTATGGCTATGACTGTTGTAGATTTATTATTTGATGGAGCAAAAGAAGCTAATGAAATATTAAATAACTTCACTCCTGTAATGACTAAAGAAGAGTACTTAAGCTTCTTAGAAAAATACGATAGAACTATATAA
- a CDS encoding DUF3100 domain-containing protein translates to MENNKSLMKVMLATLLIVVGCEFIGEYTVKLGSVALVLFPMLYAVIIGIIITPDLLGKKIKVLKEMVGEKEINIAGDVVGIALVLLGIKYGSTVGPNLAKIIQAGPAFLAQEFGHILAPIVALPLALLFGFKREAVGACSSISRETSLGVISEKYGINSPEGSGVLGTYLMGTVIGTIYFSILGSVSIYTGLHPYALGMATGVGSGSMMTAASAALTKVPEIAADPAMVDTILSYGATSNMMSSLTGLIFLVFITLPFTNKLYKVLEPKIGRKSKETSKNSVA, encoded by the coding sequence ATGGAAAATAACAAAAGTCTTATGAAAGTTATGCTTGCAACTTTATTAATAGTTGTAGGGTGCGAATTTATTGGAGAGTATACAGTTAAGCTAGGTTCTGTAGCCTTAGTATTATTCCCAATGTTATACGCAGTAATTATAGGAATTATAATCACACCAGATTTATTAGGAAAGAAAATAAAAGTATTAAAAGAAATGGTTGGGGAAAAAGAAATAAATATAGCTGGAGATGTTGTTGGTATCGCACTTGTTTTACTTGGTATAAAGTATGGTTCAACAGTTGGTCCTAACCTTGCAAAAATAATACAAGCAGGTCCAGCATTTTTAGCTCAAGAATTTGGACATATATTAGCACCTATAGTAGCACTTCCTTTAGCGTTACTATTTGGTTTTAAAAGAGAAGCTGTGGGGGCTTGCTCTAGTATAAGTCGTGAAACTTCTTTAGGAGTTATATCTGAAAAATACGGAATAAATTCACCAGAAGGTAGTGGTGTTTTAGGTACATATTTAATGGGAACAGTAATAGGAACTATATACTTCTCTATACTAGGTTCTGTTTCAATATATACAGGTCTTCATCCATATGCACTTGGTATGGCAACAGGAGTTGGTAGTGGTAGTATGATGACTGCAGCTTCAGCAGCACTTACAAAAGTACCAGAAATAGCAGCTGATCCTGCTATGGTTGATACTATACTTTCATATGGGGCTACAAGTAATATGATGTCTAGTTTAACTGGACTAATATTCTTAGTATTTATAACTTTACCATTTACAAATAAGTTATATAAAGTTTTAGAGCCTAAAATAGGTAGAAAGTCTAAAGAAACATCAAAAAATAGTGTAGCTTAG
- a CDS encoding anti-sigma-V factor rsiV, whose amino-acid sequence MKDKDSLKMLKKDYDNIKIPKELDDVVNDALNSNIKYRKYQNKMVIAASLLLVVLGINISPAFAQTLSKIPIIGNLVKIITIKNYSIDENGYKASIDVPKISGLTDKKLEYKLNSEFEKEGKKLYEDFLEEMEILKSDKVQGHSLVESWYEVLTDNEDLFSVVVYTHYAQGSSNTIRKFYNIDKKNETVLSLEGMFKNNDYINVISQNIKEQMRDNMKKDKNKHYWIDDEIKEMNFKFIDKNQDFYINKNGELVICFDKYDVAPGYMGLVEFTIPNNVIKPLLNK is encoded by the coding sequence ATGAAGGATAAAGATAGCTTGAAAATGTTAAAGAAAGATTATGATAATATTAAAATACCAAAAGAATTAGATGATGTAGTAAATGATGCACTAAATAGCAATATAAAATATAGAAAATATCAAAACAAAATGGTAATAGCAGCATCTCTTTTACTTGTTGTTTTAGGCATAAATATTAGCCCAGCATTTGCTCAAACTCTTTCTAAAATACCGATAATAGGAAATTTAGTAAAAATAATAACTATAAAAAATTACAGTATAGATGAAAATGGATATAAGGCATCAATAGATGTTCCAAAAATAAGCGGATTAACAGATAAAAAATTAGAGTACAAATTAAATAGTGAGTTTGAAAAAGAAGGAAAAAAATTATACGAAGATTTCTTAGAAGAAATGGAAATATTAAAATCAGATAAAGTACAAGGGCATAGCTTAGTAGAATCTTGGTATGAAGTATTAACAGATAACGAAGATTTGTTTTCAGTAGTAGTTTACACTCATTATGCACAAGGTTCATCAAATACAATAAGAAAATTTTATAATATAGATAAAAAAAATGAAACAGTATTGTCTTTAGAGGGGATGTTTAAAAATAATGACTATATAAATGTTATAAGTCAAAATATAAAAGAACAAATGAGAGACAATATGAAAAAAGATAAGAATAAACATTATTGGATAGATGATGAAATAAAAGAAATGAATTTTAAGTTTATTGATAAAAATCAAGATTTTTATATAAATAAAAATGGTGAACTTGTTATATGCTTTGATAAGTATGACGTAGCGCCAGGGTATATGGGATTAGTTGAATTTACTATACCTAATAATGTAATAAAACCATTACTTAATAAATAG
- a CDS encoding transcriptional regulator: MKIGVVGPLDSSKKIKEYLNEIDNDLEIKLYIREKLVDAPEVIVDCENECDGIIFTGCGVYESVRAKHKINLPNVFVSRGNASIVKALWQIKNSNINFNKFSIDVVDNEILSDALYEIDFDINNVYSMPYSNDISEMDYAKWHIDLFESKKTDVMLTGLANVYNCLKSKGYPVFRLEATRPLIRVSYNELKSKYELNKAKHSQIGVEILSLVDYKESMDKYYSNMIKRCDLDKIIVEYVRDIQGSVFNFGRDEYIIFAHKGAIENDINYNKLFSLKNKIKSIGFSLAVGIGIGNTSYQAETNGYKALKRSLDSSDFDIYLIDENKFLKGPLGLDSEINYSLIASDEYTIDISKKSGLSCESISKIIAISNTRQSKIYDTKELATHLNISDRSARRILNKLVSKELARVCAKGTSEGVGRPKNLVELLF, encoded by the coding sequence ATGAAGATAGGAGTTGTAGGACCTTTAGATTCTAGTAAAAAAATAAAAGAATATTTAAATGAAATAGATAATGATTTAGAGATAAAATTATATATAAGAGAAAAGTTAGTAGATGCACCAGAAGTAATAGTAGATTGTGAAAATGAATGTGATGGAATAATATTTACAGGTTGTGGAGTTTATGAATCTGTTAGGGCTAAGCATAAAATAAACTTGCCTAATGTTTTTGTATCAAGAGGTAATGCAAGTATTGTTAAAGCTCTATGGCAAATAAAAAACAGTAATATAAATTTTAATAAGTTTAGTATAGATGTAGTTGATAATGAGATTTTAAGTGATGCTTTATATGAAATTGACTTTGATATTAATAATGTATATTCTATGCCTTATTCTAATGATATTTCTGAAATGGATTATGCTAAATGGCATATTGATTTATTTGAAAGTAAAAAAACAGATGTAATGTTAACTGGACTTGCAAATGTTTATAATTGCTTAAAGTCAAAAGGATATCCAGTATTTAGACTAGAAGCAACTAGACCTCTTATAAGAGTAAGTTATAATGAGCTAAAAAGTAAATATGAATTAAATAAAGCTAAACACTCTCAAATAGGTGTAGAGATTCTTAGCTTAGTAGATTATAAAGAAAGTATGGACAAGTATTACTCTAACATGATTAAAAGATGTGACCTTGATAAAATTATAGTTGAATATGTTAGAGATATACAAGGTTCTGTATTTAATTTTGGTAGAGATGAATACATAATATTTGCTCATAAAGGTGCTATTGAAAATGATATAAACTACAATAAATTATTTAGTTTAAAAAATAAAATAAAGTCTATTGGATTTTCTCTTGCTGTAGGTATTGGTATTGGAAATACTTCATATCAAGCTGAAACAAATGGATATAAAGCATTAAAGCGTTCTTTAGATTCTTCTGATTTTGATATATATTTAATTGATGAAAATAAGTTTTTAAAAGGTCCTCTAGGGTTAGATAGTGAAATTAACTATTCACTTATAGCCTCTGATGAATATACAATAGATATTTCTAAAAAGTCAGGACTAAGCTGTGAATCAATATCAAAAATTATAGCAATAAGTAATACTAGACAAAGTAAAATATATGATACAAAAGAGTTAGCTACACACTTAAATATAAGTGATAGAAGTGCTCGAAGAATTTTAAATAAATTAGTTTCAAAAGAACTAGCAAGAGTGTGTGCAAAGGGAACTAGTGAGGGGGTCGGTAGACCTAAAAACCTTGTAGAACTTTTATTTTAG
- a CDS encoding gamma-glutamylcyclotransferase family protein: MKKKLVGILVASSMMLMVGCSAKESNKTEAEEIKKVFIYGSLRSDMFNYDIYLDGKVTKNDKATIKGDLSHIENKGYPAVTPGNGEVIGELMEFKDFDSTLKELDELEAYEVGKENENEYNREIVDVKLEDGTTEKAYYYEYNPPAEYNKDDKLVPVKHGDWKVYMEENNKK, translated from the coding sequence TTGAAGAAAAAATTAGTTGGTATCTTAGTAGCATCTAGTATGATGTTAATGGTTGGCTGTAGTGCAAAAGAAAGCAATAAAACGGAAGCTGAGGAAATCAAAAAAGTATTTATATATGGTAGTTTAAGAAGTGATATGTTTAACTACGATATATATTTAGACGGAAAAGTAACGAAAAATGATAAAGCTACTATAAAAGGTGATTTATCCCATATAGAAAATAAGGGGTACCCTGCTGTAACACCAGGAAATGGTGAAGTAATTGGGGAGTTAATGGAATTTAAAGATTTTGATTCTACTTTAAAAGAATTAGATGAATTAGAAGCTTATGAAGTAGGAAAAGAAAATGAAAATGAATATAATAGAGAAATAGTAGATGTTAAGTTAGAGGATGGAACTACAGAAAAAGCTTATTATTATGAGTATAATCCTCCAGCTGAATACAATAAAGATGATAAATTAGTTCCAGTTAAACATGGAGACTGGAAAGTATATATGGAAGAAAATAATAAAAAATAA
- the dltA gene encoding D-alanine--poly(phosphoribitol) ligase subunit DltA, with the protein MKIIEGIKKYANTDRIALKCNDESLSYKDLDKYSEAIALYLKEIHEDNTPIVIYGNKENMIMACMIGALKSGRAYVPLDISFPLDRVYDVTGEIKPKVVFNFSEVNLEGLNVVNENELKEIIKKYENKEIDKSNWVKDDENAYILFTSGSTGKPKGVQISSNNLDSFVDWISPYLNIDGSEKVIMNQAAYSFDLSVTSIYPGLVHGATLFSLTKKVLADYKELFRQFGESDMAVWVSTPSFAGVCVTEKSFNSEMLPKLESMIFIGEALPKSLTKELLERFENTRVINGYGPTEATVGVSVNDMTMELVEDEKSLPVGFPMENCKIKIIDEEGNELGEGEKGEIVIIGPSVSKGYFNNEEKTNEVFYFDEIDGVKHRAYKTGDIGYLLDGRIYYYGRKDFQIKLNGFRIEIEDIENNLRKVENIKNAVVIPVYKDEKIAYLTGIVQLKEKNSLSNLKNGMIIKKELGKYIPSYMIPRNIKVIDEFPTNINGKIDRKKLMEEI; encoded by the coding sequence ATGAAAATCATTGAAGGTATAAAAAAATACGCAAATACAGACAGGATAGCATTAAAATGTAATGATGAAAGTCTTTCTTATAAAGATTTAGATAAGTACTCAGAAGCAATAGCTTTATATTTAAAAGAGATACATGAAGATAACACACCAATAGTTATATATGGAAACAAGGAAAATATGATAATGGCATGTATGATAGGTGCCCTAAAATCAGGAAGAGCATATGTACCACTTGATATAAGTTTCCCACTAGATAGAGTATATGATGTAACTGGTGAAATTAAGCCAAAAGTTGTATTTAACTTTAGTGAAGTAAACTTAGAAGGCTTAAATGTAGTTAATGAAAATGAATTAAAAGAAATTATAAAAAAATATGAAAATAAAGAAATAGATAAATCTAACTGGGTAAAAGATGATGAAAATGCATACATCTTATTTACATCAGGAAGTACAGGAAAACCAAAGGGAGTTCAAATAAGTTCAAATAACTTAGATAGCTTTGTTGATTGGATTAGTCCATATTTAAACATAGATGGAAGTGAAAAAGTAATAATGAATCAAGCAGCATATTCATTTGACTTATCAGTTACATCTATATATCCAGGATTAGTTCATGGTGCTACTTTATTCTCTTTAACAAAGAAAGTATTAGCAGACTACAAGGAACTATTTAGACAATTTGGTGAATCTGATATGGCAGTATGGGTTTCAACACCATCATTTGCAGGAGTTTGTGTAACAGAAAAGAGCTTTAATAGTGAAATGTTACCAAAACTTGAATCTATGATATTTATAGGTGAAGCACTTCCAAAGAGTTTAACAAAAGAACTTTTAGAAAGATTTGAAAATACTAGAGTTATAAATGGATACGGACCAACTGAAGCTACTGTTGGAGTAAGTGTAAATGATATGACTATGGAATTAGTAGAAGATGAAAAAAGCTTACCTGTAGGATTCCCTATGGAAAACTGTAAGATAAAAATTATAGATGAAGAGGGAAATGAACTAGGTGAAGGTGAAAAAGGTGAAATAGTAATAATAGGACCTTCAGTTTCAAAAGGATACTTCAACAATGAAGAAAAAACTAATGAAGTATTTTACTTTGATGAAATAGATGGAGTAAAACATAGAGCTTATAAAACAGGAGATATAGGATATCTTCTAGATGGAAGAATATACTACTACGGTAGAAAAGATTTCCAAATAAAATTAAACGGATTTAGGATAGAAATAGAAGATATAGAAAACAACTTAAGAAAAGTTGAAAATATAAAAAATGCAGTAGTTATACCAGTTTATAAGGATGAAAAAATAGCATACTTAACAGGTATAGTACAATTAAAGGAAAAGAACTCCCTAAGCAATCTTAAAAATGGGATGATAATCAAAAAAGAATTAGGAAAATATATACCATCATATATGATTCCTAGAAATATAAAGGTTATAGATGAATTCCCAACAAACATAAACGGAAAAATAGATAGAAAGAAACTTATGGAGGAAATTTAA
- the dltB gene encoding D-alanyl-lipoteichoic acid biosynthesis protein DltB gives MTFSQYGDYFYLYILLLTSIPAIILGLCEKKIKYYGMIATAFMILLIVGVNVHLKFLIAFMVIEVIVVKGYEYVRKKTDSKLVYRLFLLASMSPIIINKLSPYTSMGTIGFIGISYLNFRTIQMVIEIYDGAIKEVKLLDMIYFVLFFPTLSSGPIDRSRRFEKELEKNISRSEYVNEYLAPGIKKIFMGIGYKFVIAFLINVYWMSKIPTDITFKNALSYMYAYSLYLFFDFGGYSLFAVGTSYIFGIKAPDNFNKPFISKDMKEFWTRWHISLSRWFGDYIFSRYLISSMRKKRFKSRATAGRVAQMITMLVMGFWHGLTWFYIVYGIYQGLALVLTDIYQKKSKFYKKHKKEKWFEYVQIFVTFNIACFGLLIFSGYFA, from the coding sequence ATGACTTTTTCACAATATGGAGATTATTTTTATCTTTATATATTATTATTAACGTCAATACCAGCTATAATATTAGGACTTTGTGAAAAAAAGATAAAGTACTATGGAATGATAGCAACTGCATTTATGATACTTTTAATAGTTGGAGTAAATGTACACCTAAAATTCTTAATAGCCTTTATGGTAATTGAAGTTATAGTAGTTAAAGGATATGAATATGTAAGAAAGAAAACAGACAGTAAGCTTGTATATAGATTATTTTTATTAGCATCAATGTCTCCAATAATAATTAATAAATTATCACCATATACATCAATGGGGACTATTGGTTTTATAGGAATATCTTATTTAAACTTTAGAACAATACAAATGGTTATAGAAATTTATGATGGGGCAATAAAAGAAGTAAAATTATTAGATATGATTTACTTTGTACTATTTTTCCCAACATTAAGTTCAGGACCAATAGATAGATCAAGAAGATTTGAAAAAGAATTAGAAAAAAATATATCAAGAAGCGAATATGTAAATGAATATTTAGCTCCAGGTATTAAAAAAATATTTATGGGGATTGGATATAAGTTTGTAATAGCATTTTTAATAAATGTTTACTGGATGTCAAAAATACCTACTGATATAACTTTTAAAAATGCACTAAGCTATATGTATGCTTATAGTTTATATTTATTCTTTGACTTTGGAGGATATAGTTTATTTGCAGTAGGTACAAGTTATATATTTGGTATAAAAGCACCAGATAACTTTAACAAACCATTTATAAGTAAAGATATGAAAGAATTCTGGACAAGATGGCATATAAGTCTTTCTAGATGGTTTGGAGATTATATATTCTCAAGATATTTAATATCTTCTATGAGAAAGAAAAGATTTAAAAGTAGAGCTACAGCAGGTCGTGTTGCTCAAATGATAACAATGTTAGTTATGGGATTTTGGCATGGTTTAACATGGTTTTATATAGTATATGGTATATATCAAGGTCTAGCATTAGTTCTTACAGATATATATCAGAAAAAATCCAAATTCTACAAAAAGCATAAAAAAGAGAAATGGTTTGAATATGTGCAAATATTTGTAACATTTAATATAGCATGTTTTGGACTATTAATATTCTCAGGATATTTTGCTTAA
- a CDS encoding RNA polymerase sigma factor translates to MKLLSLSKDLKEKKLKDYIVKNKESFYKIAYSYVKNEYDALDIVHDAICKALSKIDTLKDTDNIKPWFYKILINTTTDYIRKNKKYIVVSDDVLEDSKIDYDKYSDIDLLRAVDSLDEIYKTVIILRYFEDMKIEDIAKTLDQNISTIKTRIYKALSKLKIKIDIKREDG, encoded by the coding sequence ATGAAACTGCTAAGCTTAAGCAAAGATTTAAAAGAAAAAAAATTAAAAGACTATATAGTTAAAAACAAAGAGTCATTTTACAAAATAGCTTATAGCTATGTTAAAAATGAATATGATGCCCTAGACATAGTTCATGATGCTATATGTAAAGCTCTTTCTAAAATAGATACATTAAAAGATACGGATAATATAAAGCCATGGTTTTATAAAATACTTATAAATACTACAACAGACTACATAAGGAAAAATAAAAAATACATAGTAGTAAGTGATGATGTTTTAGAAGATTCTAAAATAGATTATGATAAATATAGTGATATAGATCTACTAAGGGCAGTAGATAGCTTAGATGAAATTTATAAAACAGTTATAATACTTAGATACTTTGAAGATATGAAAATAGAGGATATAGCAAAGACATTAGACCAAAATATAAGCACAATAAAAACTAGAATTTATAAGGCTCTTAGTAAGCTTAAAATAAAAATAGACATCAAGAGAGAGGATGGTTAA